From Nicotiana tabacum cultivar K326 chromosome 20, ASM71507v2, whole genome shotgun sequence, one genomic window encodes:
- the LOC142174447 gene encoding uncharacterized protein LOC142174447, translating to MKREKLDNQFAKYLEILKQIHISIPFTDALLQMPSYANFLKEILPSKRKLEEVFVVILTKKCSAILQNKLPQKLGDLGSFTIPCTLGGVYFEKALCDSRASINLMSFSIFKKLDLGEIKDTSVSFQFADQSTKKPKGIIENVLVRVDKFVFPVDFIVLEMKECPNEPIILGRPFLATGRAIIDVHQGQLILRVDEERVIFDMQKILRYSGDETSSSCFSIDMISYLTDEFKDDQLIPDSMERCLIKSSTTQYDDPTIRREVEILDKDSEEEEMKSEQVQSKIELKTLPSQLKYVYLEQELFPVIISSSLTAEQENSLIKY from the coding sequence atgaaaagagaaaagcttgACAACCAATTTGCAAAATATTTggagattttaaaacaaattcacATCAGTATTCCTTTTACTGATGCTTTGTTACAAATGCCTTCATATGCcaattttttaaaggaaattttgccaagtaaaagaaaattagaaGAAGTTTTTGTGGTAATACTTACGAAAAAATGCagtgctatacttcaaaataagctaccaCAAAAGCTTGGTGATCTAGGCagttttacaattccatgcactttgGGAGGAGTATATTTTGAAAAAGCACTTTGTGATTCTAGAGCTTCAATAAATTTAATGTCATTTTCTATCTTTAAAAAGTTAGATCTTGGTGAAATAAAAGACACAAGTGTTTCTTTTCAGTTTGCAGATCAAAGTACTAAGAAACCTAAGGGAATAATTGAAAATGTACTCGTAAGAGTAGATAAGTTTGTTTTCcctgtagattttatagtacTTGAAATGAAAGAATGTCCTAATGAACCAATAATTTTAGGTAGACCATTTCTTGCTACAGGAAGAGCAATTATAGATGTTCATCAAGGACAATTAATTTTaagagttgatgaagaaagagtcatatttgatatgcaaaagatactaAGATATTCAGGAGATGAAACATCATCTTCATGTTTTTCAATTGACATGATTAGTTATCTTACAGATGAATTCAAAGATGATCAATTAATTCCAGATTCAATGGAAAGATGTTTGATCAAATCAAGCACCACACAGTACGATGATCCCACCATCAGAAGAGAAGTTGAAATATTGGACAAAGAttcagaagaagaagagatgaaaTCTGAACAAGTTCAatcaaaaattgaactcaaaactCTCCCTTCTCAATTGAAATATGTTTATCTTGAGCAAGAATTATTTCCAGtaattatttcatcttctcttaCTGCAGAACAAGAAAATAGTTTGATAAAGTATTGA